In Treponema sp. J25, one DNA window encodes the following:
- a CDS encoding glycogen/starch/alpha-glucan phosphorylase yields the protein MNTDKNTFKENIRLRLKRRYGKDLSEATKHDIYDAVAASAMEYILDNWMATRRAFDNHPIKQMYYFSAEFLMGRAMTNNLINLGILPMVQEVLQELGYEYDEIEEQEPDAGLGNGGLGRLAACFLDSLATMNLPGHGYGIRYRYGMFEQKIEHCRQVEKPDNWLEHRNPWEIKRSDHAVDVKFGGEVVIKVDEKGRQYFDVDRAEVVRAIPYDMPIVGYNTKTVNTLRLWEAYSPDGFNLQLFNEMQYLRAVEKACQAEDISRVLYPNDSGPSGKALRLKQQYFFVSASLQDIVRSFKRKYGNDFSKLPDLVVIQLNDTHPVVAIPELMRILMDQEGLGWEEAWAITTRIFAYTNHTIMAEALEKWPIDLFSGLLPRIYTIVEEIDRRHTDELRKLYPNDWDKQQRMAIINHGMIHMAHLAIVGSFSVNGVAALHTEILKKRELKDWYEWRPQIFNNKTNGVTQRRWLKLCNPGLSALITEAIGPGWETDLARLRELEPFAEDPAFRERFAQIKHANKVALARYLAKSQGVTLDPSSIYDVQVKRLHEYKRQLLNILHVMYLHNKLADDPTLEMPPQTFIFGAKAASGYRRAKSIISLICAEAARLEADPRVKGRLKVVFAENYRVTLAEKIIPAAEISEQISTAGKEASGTGNMKFMMNGALTLGTLDGANVEIVQEVGRKNAFIFGLTAEEIAAIEATHSYDPKIYLGRNPALARVVHQLIDGTFGHEFQTAFRELYDSLVYGVEGNRPDVYYVLADFDAYVQAHEQALKSYADRDWWNRAAIINVARSGIFSTDRTIAEYVQDIWHIKPIAVK from the coding sequence ATGAATACCGATAAAAACACCTTTAAAGAAAATATTCGCCTTCGTTTAAAACGGCGATATGGTAAGGACCTCTCAGAGGCCACTAAACACGATATTTACGATGCGGTGGCCGCTTCGGCTATGGAATATATCCTTGACAACTGGATGGCTACCCGCCGGGCCTTTGATAATCATCCTATAAAACAAATGTATTACTTTTCGGCGGAGTTCCTCATGGGGCGGGCCATGACGAATAACCTGATTAACCTGGGAATTTTACCCATGGTCCAGGAAGTGCTCCAGGAGTTGGGATATGAGTATGATGAAATTGAGGAACAAGAGCCCGATGCGGGCTTAGGAAACGGTGGACTTGGTCGGTTGGCCGCTTGTTTTCTGGATAGCCTTGCGACGATGAATTTGCCTGGCCATGGATATGGTATTCGGTATCGCTATGGCATGTTTGAACAAAAAATAGAACATTGCCGCCAGGTGGAGAAGCCCGATAACTGGCTTGAGCATCGGAACCCCTGGGAAATTAAACGCAGTGACCATGCGGTGGACGTGAAATTTGGGGGCGAAGTGGTCATCAAGGTAGATGAAAAAGGGCGACAATACTTTGATGTCGATCGGGCCGAGGTGGTACGGGCTATACCCTATGATATGCCGATTGTCGGGTATAACACGAAAACCGTAAACACCCTTCGCCTGTGGGAAGCCTACAGTCCCGACGGCTTTAACCTTCAGCTCTTTAATGAGATGCAATACCTCAGGGCGGTGGAAAAGGCCTGCCAGGCTGAAGATATTTCTCGGGTTCTCTACCCCAACGATAGTGGTCCCTCGGGCAAGGCCCTGCGGCTCAAGCAGCAGTATTTCTTTGTTTCTGCGAGCCTCCAGGACATAGTTCGTTCCTTTAAACGAAAGTATGGGAATGATTTTTCAAAACTACCTGACCTGGTGGTAATTCAACTGAATGATACCCACCCCGTGGTGGCTATTCCTGAATTGATGCGAATTCTCATGGATCAGGAGGGGCTTGGATGGGAAGAGGCCTGGGCGATTACCACTCGCATTTTTGCCTATACCAACCATACCATCATGGCGGAGGCATTGGAAAAATGGCCTATCGATCTTTTTTCTGGTCTTTTGCCACGGATCTATACTATTGTAGAAGAAATCGATCGCCGTCATACCGACGAGTTACGGAAGCTGTATCCGAACGACTGGGATAAGCAGCAGCGCATGGCCATCATCAACCATGGGATGATCCATATGGCCCACCTCGCCATCGTGGGAAGTTTTTCGGTGAATGGGGTGGCGGCGCTTCATACGGAGATCCTTAAAAAACGGGAACTCAAAGACTGGTATGAATGGCGTCCCCAGATTTTCAATAATAAAACGAATGGGGTAACCCAGCGGCGCTGGCTTAAGCTGTGCAATCCCGGTTTATCTGCCCTTATCACCGAAGCCATCGGCCCCGGTTGGGAAACGGATCTTGCTCGACTGCGAGAGTTAGAGCCCTTTGCAGAGGACCCGGCATTCCGTGAACGGTTTGCCCAAATTAAGCATGCCAATAAGGTAGCCCTTGCCCGGTATCTTGCTAAAAGCCAGGGGGTAACCCTGGATCCTTCTTCTATTTACGATGTACAGGTAAAACGCCTCCATGAGTATAAGCGCCAGCTCCTTAATATCCTTCATGTTATGTATCTCCACAACAAGTTGGCTGATGATCCTACTCTGGAGATGCCACCGCAGACCTTTATTTTTGGGGCCAAGGCGGCCTCGGGATACCGGCGGGCAAAGTCGATTATTTCTCTTATTTGCGCGGAGGCCGCTCGGCTTGAGGCGGATCCCCGTGTTAAGGGCCGCCTGAAGGTGGTTTTTGCGGAAAACTACCGGGTTACCCTGGCGGAAAAGATCATTCCCGCGGCGGAAATCTCAGAACAAATCTCTACTGCCGGGAAAGAAGCCAGCGGAACGGGTAACATGAAGTTCATGATGAATGGGGCCCTGACCCTGGGAACCCTCGATGGGGCTAACGTGGAGATTGTACAGGAGGTGGGACGCAAAAACGCCTTTATTTTTGGTCTTACCGCCGAAGAAATTGCCGCCATCGAAGCGACCCATTCCTACGATCCTAAAATATACCTCGGCCGAAACCCTGCCCTTGCCCGGGTGGTGCATCAACTGATCGATGGCACCTTTGGCCATGAATTCCAGACCGCCTTCCGGGAACTCTATGATTCCCTGGTGTACGGGGTGGAAGGAAACCGGCCCGATGTCTATTACGTGCTCGCCGATTTTGATGCCTATGTCCAGGCCCACGAGCAGGCCCTTAAGTCCTATGCGGATCGGGACTGGTGGAACCGGGCGGCTATCATTAACGTGGCCCGGTCGGGCATATTCTCTACCGATCGCACCATCGCCGAATATGTCCAGGATATTTGGCATATTAAACCCATAGCCGTAAAATAA